In one window of Polaromonas naphthalenivorans CJ2 DNA:
- a CDS encoding branched-chain amino acid ABC transporter permease → MLTINLFNGLVYGALLIVMCSGLALIYGLRRVVNFAHGSLYMLGAYLGFTIASQSNFWVALVAVPAIMALFGVLLDRYGFRLLQDRDPLTVVLVTFGLLLVIEDFVQTVWGKSNLSVATPEALNFSVNLFGTAVPAYRIGVIAVGAGVALGLSLWLKYSRIGLFVRASSTDPTTTAMQGVNTDALSAGVVGLGTALAGLAGVVAAPFLALSPSMSSDVLIDSFVVVVIGGLGSLSGAFVAALVLGLIQSLGAVYLPNLSAVLPFALMVAILLWKPAGFAGSRT, encoded by the coding sequence ATGTTGACCATCAACCTGTTCAACGGCCTGGTGTACGGCGCATTGCTGATCGTGATGTGCTCGGGACTGGCCCTGATCTACGGCCTGCGCCGCGTGGTGAATTTCGCCCACGGCTCGCTTTACATGCTGGGCGCCTACCTCGGCTTCACCATTGCCAGCCAAAGCAATTTCTGGGTCGCGCTGGTCGCCGTGCCGGCCATCATGGCGCTCTTTGGCGTGCTGCTGGACCGCTACGGCTTTCGGCTGCTGCAGGACCGCGACCCGCTGACCGTGGTGCTGGTCACCTTCGGCCTGCTGCTGGTGATCGAGGACTTCGTGCAGACCGTCTGGGGCAAGAGCAACCTGTCGGTGGCCACGCCCGAGGCGCTGAATTTCTCGGTGAACCTGTTCGGCACCGCCGTGCCGGCCTACCGCATCGGGGTGATCGCGGTCGGCGCGGGCGTGGCGCTGGGCCTGAGCCTGTGGCTGAAGTATTCGCGCATCGGCCTGTTCGTGCGCGCCTCCAGCACCGACCCGACCACCACCGCCATGCAGGGCGTCAACACCGATGCGCTGAGCGCCGGCGTGGTCGGACTGGGAACCGCGCTGGCGGGCCTGGCTGGCGTGGTGGCCGCGCCCTTCCTGGCGCTGTCGCCGTCCATGAGCAGCGACGTGCTGATCGACTCCTTCGTGGTGGTGGTGATCGGCGGGCTGGGCAGCCTGTCGGGCGCCTTCGTGGCGGCGCTGGTGCTGGGCCTGATCCAGTCGCTGGGCGCCGTGTACCTGCCCAACCTGTCCGCCGTGCTGCCGTTTGCGCTCATGGTCGCCATTTTGCTGTGGAAGCCTGCGGGCTTTGCCGGCAGCCGCACCTGA
- a CDS encoding branched-chain amino acid ABC transporter permease — translation MSTSSIARIFAFSGAALVAGLALTFGVSSGTVLSLLTQATIFAIFALGVGLLLRQNGMASFGHATYFGSAGYIIGILLQLKAVPAEAAIVLAVLGITGFAFLLGLVIVRVPGIAFGMLTLAVGQMFFLTANRSRGLTGGADGMNIEWPATLFGFPMSAIVQPGNMFMLSWAVLVVCMGGLALGLHGRFGAITEAVRDNEERARFIGIRTLLPRAALFALSAGITSVAGTLTALNTGFVSPESLHWSVSGVALMMVIVGGYKALWGPALGAIVYFLAKDVLGDYANHWMAIFGIALITVIVFSPTGLAGALGRLFKGKRQPRAVAAQATHHTAQATQAEPAKPSAPMARTAH, via the coding sequence ATGTCCACTTCATCCATTGCACGCATCTTTGCATTCTCCGGGGCCGCGCTGGTTGCCGGCCTGGCGCTGACCTTCGGGGTCAGCTCGGGCACCGTGCTGTCGCTGCTGACGCAGGCGACGATCTTTGCCATCTTTGCCCTGGGCGTGGGCCTGCTGCTGCGCCAGAACGGCATGGCCAGCTTCGGCCATGCGACCTACTTCGGCTCGGCCGGCTACATCATCGGCATTTTGCTGCAGCTCAAGGCGGTGCCGGCCGAAGCGGCCATCGTGCTGGCGGTGCTGGGCATCACGGGGTTCGCCTTTTTGCTCGGCCTGGTCATCGTGCGCGTGCCGGGCATTGCCTTCGGCATGCTGACGCTGGCCGTCGGCCAGATGTTCTTCCTCACCGCCAACCGCTCGCGCGGCCTGACCGGCGGCGCCGACGGCATGAACATCGAGTGGCCGGCCACGCTGTTCGGCTTTCCGATGTCCGCCATTGTCCAGCCGGGCAACATGTTCATGCTGAGCTGGGCCGTGCTGGTTGTCTGCATGGGCGGGCTGGCGCTGGGCCTGCACGGCCGCTTCGGCGCCATCACCGAGGCGGTGCGCGACAACGAGGAGCGCGCCCGCTTCATCGGCATCCGCACCCTGCTGCCGCGTGCCGCGCTGTTCGCGCTGTCGGCCGGCATCACGTCGGTGGCCGGCACCCTGACGGCGCTGAACACCGGCTTCGTGTCGCCCGAAAGCCTGCACTGGAGCGTGTCCGGCGTGGCGCTGATGATGGTTATCGTCGGCGGCTACAAGGCGCTGTGGGGACCGGCGCTAGGCGCCATCGTGTACTTCCTGGCCAAGGACGTGCTGGGCGACTACGCGAACCACTGGATGGCGATTTTCGGCATCGCGCTGATCACCGTCATCGTCTTTTCGCCGACCGGCCTGGCCGGGGCGCTGGGACGCCTGTTCAAGGGCAAACGCCAGCCCCGCGCGGTCGCCGCTCAAGCCACCCATCACACAGCACAAGCGACTCAGGCCGAACCGGCCAAGCCGTCGGCGCCCATGGCCCGAACCGCACACTGA
- a CDS encoding ABC transporter ATP-binding protein, whose translation MSEFVLQADDVAIHYGGVKAVDGVSLTLRRGEIRGLIGPNGAGKSTVIDAITGRVRLTRGKVQLGGQDVTELGPVARRMRGLSRSFQRTSIFGQMPVRRQVELASHKMGVADSGADADAVLRELDLMPMADVIAEDLGYGEQRRLDLALALVGRPSVLLLDEPMAGLSVQESHDLAKHLKALTSRWNVSVLLVEHDMDVVFGISDVVTVFELGRVIASGEPAAVRADPRVREAYLGSAA comes from the coding sequence ATGAGCGAATTTGTACTTCAAGCCGACGACGTGGCCATTCACTATGGCGGCGTCAAGGCCGTGGACGGCGTATCCCTGACGCTCAGGCGCGGCGAGATCCGCGGCCTGATCGGCCCCAACGGCGCCGGCAAATCGACCGTGATCGACGCCATCACCGGCCGGGTTCGCCTGACGCGCGGCAAGGTCCAGCTCGGCGGCCAGGACGTGACCGAACTCGGCCCGGTGGCGCGGCGCATGCGCGGCCTGTCGCGCAGCTTCCAGCGCACCAGCATTTTTGGCCAGATGCCGGTGCGCCGGCAGGTGGAGCTGGCTTCGCACAAGATGGGCGTGGCCGATTCCGGCGCCGACGCCGATGCCGTGCTGCGCGAACTCGACCTGATGCCGATGGCCGATGTCATCGCCGAAGACCTGGGCTACGGCGAGCAGCGCCGGCTCGATTTGGCGCTGGCGCTGGTGGGCCGGCCCAGCGTTCTGCTGCTCGACGAACCGATGGCCGGCCTGTCGGTGCAGGAATCGCACGACCTGGCGAAACACCTGAAGGCGCTGACCTCGCGCTGGAATGTGTCGGTGCTGCTGGTCGAGCACGACATGGACGTGGTCTTCGGCATTTCCGATGTCGTGACCGTTTTTGAACTCGGCCGCGTCATCGCCAGCGGCGAGCCGGCCGCCGTGCGCGCCGACCCGCGCGTGCGCGAAGCCTACCTTGGGAGCGCCGCATGA
- a CDS encoding ABC transporter ATP-binding protein, translating to MTALLTLDNINAFYGSAHILHGLSLSVNAGERVALIGRNGVGKTTVVNTILGLAALKGGQIHLGKHALHKPRPYMAAQHGVVVVPQGRRIVANLSVEENLQLGAAVGRKGHWNVPEIYKLFPILQERAHTPGTALSGGQQQMLAVGRALMANPSLILLDEPTEGLAPVIVDQLARIFNQVAGQGTALLLIEQNMSLVVRVAERYCAMAKGSVVAQGRVENTRESLKDLETHVMV from the coding sequence ATGACCGCCCTTTTGACTTTGGACAACATCAACGCCTTCTACGGTTCGGCCCACATCCTGCACGGCCTGAGCTTGAGCGTGAATGCCGGCGAGCGCGTGGCGCTGATCGGCCGCAACGGCGTCGGCAAGACCACGGTGGTCAACACCATTCTCGGGCTGGCCGCGCTCAAGGGCGGGCAGATCCACCTGGGCAAGCATGCGCTGCACAAGCCGCGCCCCTACATGGCCGCCCAGCATGGCGTGGTGGTCGTGCCGCAGGGCCGGCGCATCGTCGCCAATCTGAGCGTGGAAGAAAACCTGCAGCTCGGCGCCGCCGTGGGCCGCAAGGGGCACTGGAACGTGCCAGAGATCTACAAGCTGTTTCCCATTTTGCAGGAGCGCGCCCACACGCCGGGAACGGCGCTGTCGGGCGGCCAGCAGCAGATGCTGGCGGTCGGCCGGGCGCTGATGGCCAACCCTTCCTTGATCCTGCTCGACGAGCCGACCGAAGGCCTGGCCCCGGTGATCGTCGATCAGCTCGCGCGCATCTTCAACCAGGTCGCCGGCCAGGGAACGGCGCTGCTGCTGATCGAGCAGAACATGAGCCTGGTGGTGCGCGTGGCCGAGCGCTATTGCGCCATGGCCAAGGGCTCGGTGGTGGCCCAGGGCCGGGTCGAGAACACGCGCGAAAGCCTGAAAGACCTCGAAACCCATGTGATGGTCTGA
- a CDS encoding ABC transporter substrate-binding protein, with translation MFKMKPLQRALAALALVSALPLAAMAQGKEPVKVGLVSSKSGVFAQQGEEVMRAVQFAIDEANAKGGVDGRKVEVQSGDDEGTPDAGRRVAEKLARDGHNLLIGAIPSSISLAIAQNLDRWDAAYFIVASKSDKLTGDTCRARSFRTNHSDAMDIAMINEWAKSLKEKKFAVLAADYVWGRDSGESFKKAAETSGKSVPLSLYVPMGTKDFSPYIAQLKDSGVDAIWVAETGRDAIAFVKQAEEFGLIPKTKLIGHSLIQNFMINGTGKALEGTPGTTAYTPDIDSPRNKAFVTAWKAKFNRLPTDNEGQAYNGAQVMFDGVKLAKSVKPADVSKALRGAQLDTLYGNLTMRAADNQLLLPNYVGRAKVVDGVLRPVVEHTFPPSIIPAPSPLCKM, from the coding sequence ATGTTCAAGATGAAACCCCTTCAGCGCGCGCTCGCTGCCCTGGCCCTGGTCAGCGCCCTGCCCCTGGCGGCGATGGCGCAAGGCAAGGAGCCGGTCAAGGTCGGCCTGGTGTCGTCCAAGTCGGGCGTGTTTGCCCAGCAGGGCGAGGAAGTGATGCGCGCCGTGCAGTTCGCGATTGACGAGGCCAATGCCAAGGGCGGCGTCGATGGCCGCAAGGTCGAGGTGCAGAGCGGCGACGACGAGGGCACGCCAGACGCCGGTCGCCGCGTCGCCGAAAAGCTCGCCAGGGACGGCCACAACCTGCTGATCGGCGCGATTCCCTCGTCCATCTCGCTGGCGATTGCCCAGAACCTGGACCGCTGGGACGCGGCCTATTTCATCGTCGCCAGCAAGTCCGACAAGCTGACCGGCGACACCTGCCGGGCGCGCAGCTTTCGCACCAACCACTCGGACGCCATGGACATCGCCATGATCAACGAGTGGGCCAAGAGCCTGAAGGAAAAGAAATTCGCCGTGCTGGCCGCCGACTATGTCTGGGGCCGCGACTCGGGCGAATCCTTCAAGAAAGCCGCTGAAACTTCCGGCAAAAGCGTGCCGCTGAGCCTGTACGTGCCAATGGGCACCAAGGACTTCTCGCCCTACATCGCGCAACTGAAAGATTCGGGCGTGGACGCCATCTGGGTCGCCGAAACCGGCCGCGACGCGATTGCCTTCGTCAAGCAGGCCGAGGAGTTCGGCCTGATTCCCAAAACGAAGCTGATCGGCCACTCGCTGATCCAGAACTTCATGATCAACGGCACCGGCAAGGCGCTCGAAGGCACGCCGGGCACCACGGCCTACACGCCGGACATCGACAGCCCGCGCAACAAGGCCTTCGTGACGGCCTGGAAAGCCAAGTTCAACCGCCTGCCGACCGACAACGAAGGCCAGGCCTACAACGGCGCGCAGGTGATGTTCGACGGGGTGAAGCTGGCCAAGAGCGTCAAGCCCGCCGATGTCAGCAAGGCCCTGCGCGGCGCCCAGCTCGACACCCTCTACGGCAACCTGACGATGCGCGCGGCCGACAACCAACTGCTGCTGCCCAACTACGTGGGCCGCGCCAAGGTGGTCGATGGCGTGCTGCGCCCGGTGGTGGAACACACCTTCCCGCCATCGATCATCCCCGCGCCTTCGCCGCTGTGCAAGATGTAA
- a CDS encoding 5-carboxymethyl-2-hydroxymuconate Delta-isomerase, with the protein MPHIQIDYTANLADAVITGRLVDRVHQAAVDSGIFPVWGIRTFAQAMGEYRVGNGEAGNGFVNVTVRIAPGRNLALRQRIRQELFGAVLAAMGPLFDKHRLGCQLEVTEFDADTSVYQNNLATTDDPAEPIVCRPAP; encoded by the coding sequence ATGCCGCATATCCAGATTGACTACACCGCCAACCTGGCGGACGCGGTGATCACGGGGCGGCTGGTGGACAGGGTTCACCAGGCCGCCGTCGATTCAGGCATCTTTCCGGTCTGGGGCATCCGCACCTTTGCGCAGGCCATGGGCGAGTACCGCGTGGGCAATGGCGAAGCCGGCAACGGCTTCGTCAATGTCACCGTGCGCATCGCGCCGGGGCGCAACCTGGCCCTGCGCCAGCGCATCAGGCAGGAACTGTTTGGCGCCGTGCTTGCCGCCATGGGGCCGCTGTTTGACAAGCACCGGCTGGGCTGCCAGCTGGAGGTCACCGAATTCGACGCCGATACCAGCGTCTATCAAAACAACCTGGCCACGACCGATGACCCCGCAGAGCCCATCGTCTGCCGGCCCGCGCCATGA
- a CDS encoding NAD-dependent epimerase/dehydratase family protein, with translation MKRVLITGGSGFLGAWIIRRLNARGLEARVFDIHERRQTVAAIAGDVAHQLDWRVGDIADGDAVSQAMQGCDGVIHLAGVLTPDCAANPVRGARINLIGTLNVFEAAQAAGVRQVVYASSAGVYGPLDARHPFPMTHYGAFKLATEGSARAYWHDRRIASIGFRPFVVYGPGRETGVSAGPSLACRAAARGEACTLGYTGAAGLVYVDDVAQAFEQALLTPAQGASVYNLIGQTATVDEVMAEIRRQVPGARLQAEGPPLTIAPGLSEEGLEQLLPGRQITSLADGIAATLRHYRTA, from the coding sequence ATGAAACGTGTGCTGATCACCGGAGGCAGCGGCTTTCTGGGCGCCTGGATCATCCGCCGCCTGAACGCCAGGGGCCTGGAAGCGCGGGTGTTCGACATCCATGAGCGCCGGCAGACGGTGGCCGCCATTGCCGGCGACGTGGCGCACCAGCTCGACTGGCGCGTGGGCGACATTGCCGATGGCGATGCGGTCAGCCAAGCGATGCAGGGCTGCGACGGCGTGATCCACCTGGCCGGCGTGCTGACGCCCGACTGCGCCGCCAACCCAGTGCGCGGCGCACGGATCAACCTGATCGGCACGCTCAATGTCTTCGAGGCCGCGCAGGCCGCAGGGGTCAGGCAGGTGGTCTATGCCAGTTCGGCCGGCGTCTATGGCCCGCTCGATGCGCGGCACCCCTTTCCGATGACGCATTACGGCGCCTTCAAGCTCGCCACCGAAGGCTCGGCGCGGGCCTACTGGCATGACCGGAGAATCGCCAGCATCGGCTTTCGGCCCTTCGTCGTGTACGGGCCGGGGCGCGAAACCGGCGTCAGCGCCGGCCCCAGCCTGGCCTGCCGGGCTGCTGCGCGCGGCGAAGCCTGCACCTTGGGCTACACCGGCGCGGCCGGGCTGGTTTACGTGGACGACGTGGCGCAGGCGTTCGAGCAGGCGCTGCTCACGCCCGCGCAGGGCGCCAGCGTCTATAACCTGATCGGACAGACCGCCACGGTCGATGAAGTCATGGCCGAAATCCGCCGCCAGGTGCCGGGCGCCCGCCTGCAGGCCGAAGGCCCGCCGCTGACGATTGCCCCCGGCCTGAGCGAGGAAGGGCTGGAGCAGCTCTTGCCCGGGCGCCAGATCACCTCCCTGGCGGACGGCATCGCGGCCACGCTGCGGCACTACCGGACGGCTTGA
- a CDS encoding SDR family NAD(P)-dependent oxidoreductase: MTSPSSLHALVTGATGGIGRGICLALIEQARKDGAAIHIAAAASQSGDKLESLLGELRAAGATASGVTGDITDPAQCAALVAQAQASGGDLTALVCNAGASGPGQLADLPVAQWDTTFNLNTRSAWLLAQAARDSLARTRGSITAIASMSGLTPHPGYGAYSAAKAALIMLCRQLAQEWAADGIRVNTVCPGMIRTPLTEAVYQDADTLLKRQALVPLGRIGRAEDVGAAVAFLASAGASYITGQNLVVDGGISDHMLAMIPGRPGKPPVGLVGG; this comes from the coding sequence ATGACCTCGCCTTCTTCACTTCATGCCCTCGTCACCGGCGCCACAGGCGGAATTGGCCGGGGCATCTGCCTTGCGCTGATCGAGCAGGCGCGCAAGGACGGCGCGGCCATCCACATTGCAGCCGCCGCCTCGCAGTCCGGCGACAAACTGGAAAGCCTGCTTGGTGAATTAAGGGCGGCCGGCGCCACCGCCAGCGGCGTGACCGGCGACATCACCGACCCGGCCCAGTGCGCCGCCCTGGTGGCCCAGGCGCAAGCCAGCGGCGGCGACCTGACGGCGCTGGTCTGCAACGCCGGCGCTTCCGGCCCCGGCCAACTCGCCGATTTGCCGGTCGCCCAGTGGGACACCACCTTCAACCTCAACACCCGCTCGGCCTGGCTGCTGGCGCAGGCGGCCCGTGACTCGCTGGCGCGCACGCGCGGCAGCATCACCGCGATTGCCTCGATGTCGGGCTTGACGCCGCACCCCGGCTATGGCGCCTACTCGGCGGCCAAGGCAGCGCTGATCATGCTGTGCCGCCAGCTGGCGCAGGAATGGGCGGCCGACGGCATCCGCGTCAACACCGTCTGCCCCGGCATGATCCGCACGCCGCTGACCGAAGCGGTGTACCAGGATGCGGACACGCTTTTGAAACGGCAAGCGCTGGTGCCGCTGGGCCGCATCGGCCGGGCCGAAGACGTGGGCGCAGCGGTGGCTTTTCTGGCCAGCGCGGGCGCAAGCTACATCACCGGCCAGAACCTGGTCGTGGACGGCGGCATTTCGGACCACATGCTGGCGATGATTCCGGGCCGGCCCGGGAAGCCGCCGGTGGGGCTGGTGGGCGGCTGA
- a CDS encoding low molecular weight protein tyrosine phosphatase family protein: MSSKDDLPREKQWKNLYTRSVKLARAQQLGIDYPRTTEKQLIQEEVMSKLDKKVNVLFICSRNQWRSPTAEQLWRKHPKVAARSAGTSPNARHKVSIEDIRWANVILVMEEKHKSRLAAEFTRLLENKPIHVLDIPDEYKFMDPELIEMLEQSVSNLLGLE; the protein is encoded by the coding sequence ATGTCGAGCAAAGATGATCTCCCACGAGAAAAGCAGTGGAAGAACCTGTACACACGATCCGTCAAGCTTGCTCGTGCGCAGCAGCTTGGGATCGACTATCCACGAACAACAGAAAAGCAGCTCATACAAGAAGAGGTAATGTCAAAGTTGGACAAGAAGGTCAACGTGCTGTTCATCTGCAGTAGAAATCAATGGCGCAGCCCAACTGCGGAACAACTTTGGCGGAAACACCCAAAGGTCGCGGCTCGCTCAGCAGGAACAAGCCCAAATGCCCGCCATAAAGTTTCAATCGAAGACATTCGATGGGCCAATGTCATCCTCGTTATGGAAGAAAAGCATAAGTCCAGGCTAGCGGCAGAGTTCACTCGGCTACTCGAAAACAAGCCAATCCATGTTCTGGACATTCCGGACGAATACAAGTTCATGGATCCCGAGCTAATCGAAATGCTTGAGCAATCGGTCAGCAATCTTCTTGGGCTTGAGTGA
- a CDS encoding WapI family immunity protein has product MQLRTSTFRVELKALRRADDEDWARVRVEVQAGGFKGDFEAWLQVGDLDNFSKQLGALYENVGQAGIARLACAERGIVLSLSMETMGGIDGQYEFFDESTSAVLSGGFKIDQSYIPEWRNCVESFASALRQHVL; this is encoded by the coding sequence ATGCAACTCAGGACGTCAACATTTCGTGTCGAACTGAAAGCACTGCGCCGCGCGGACGACGAAGACTGGGCTCGGGTTCGCGTTGAGGTTCAGGCCGGTGGTTTCAAGGGCGACTTTGAGGCTTGGCTTCAAGTCGGTGACCTTGACAACTTTTCAAAGCAGCTCGGTGCCCTTTATGAAAATGTGGGTCAAGCCGGCATTGCTAGATTGGCATGTGCCGAGCGGGGCATCGTTCTTTCTTTGTCCATGGAAACAATGGGAGGTATCGACGGCCAATACGAGTTCTTCGATGAAAGTACTTCGGCCGTTTTGTCGGGGGGCTTCAAAATTGACCAAAGCTATATTCCCGAGTGGCGCAATTGCGTCGAAAGCTTTGCCAGCGCGCTAAGACAGCATGTTCTTTAA
- a CDS encoding GNAT family N-acetyltransferase produces the protein MNLTHRTLRRDEMPVVIEMAAREGWNPGLHDGDAFHSADPQGFLVAESAGRVLGCISAVSYGAAFGFIGLFIVAPDWRGQGIGRSLWDAGMARLSGRVVGLDGVPAQQDYYRRKGFELAWQNVRFSGTAQPRAAVPDTRIGPLAAIDFASLCADDRRVFPAPREAFLRAWIDMPDACGLAWTEQGRMAGWGVIRPCREGYKIGPLVADRADIANALYDALSQQAPAGSAVFLDVPMPNTGALELAHRQGLQRVFETARMYRGAAPACAIERVYGITSFELG, from the coding sequence ATGAACCTCACCCACCGCACCCTGCGCCGCGATGAAATGCCGGTTGTGATCGAGATGGCGGCCCGTGAGGGCTGGAACCCGGGCTTGCACGATGGCGACGCTTTTCATTCGGCCGACCCGCAAGGCTTTCTGGTTGCTGAATCTGCTGGCCGTGTCCTGGGCTGCATCAGCGCCGTCTCGTATGGCGCAGCGTTCGGCTTTATTGGCCTGTTCATCGTCGCGCCGGACTGGCGCGGGCAGGGTATCGGCCGCTCGCTCTGGGACGCCGGCATGGCCCGGCTGTCGGGGCGCGTCGTGGGTCTCGATGGCGTGCCGGCCCAGCAGGATTACTACCGCCGCAAGGGCTTCGAACTGGCCTGGCAGAACGTGCGCTTCTCGGGGACGGCGCAGCCCCGGGCCGCAGTGCCCGACACCCGGATCGGCCCGCTGGCGGCGATTGATTTCGCGTCCTTGTGTGCTGATGATCGCCGTGTTTTCCCGGCCCCGCGCGAGGCGTTTTTGCGCGCCTGGATCGACATGCCCGATGCCTGCGGCCTGGCCTGGACAGAGCAGGGGCGCATGGCCGGCTGGGGCGTGATACGGCCCTGCCGCGAAGGCTACAAGATCGGCCCGCTGGTGGCCGACCGCGCCGACATCGCCAACGCGCTGTATGACGCGCTCAGCCAGCAGGCGCCGGCAGGCAGCGCGGTGTTCCTGGATGTGCCCATGCCCAATACCGGCGCGCTGGAACTGGCCCACAGGCAGGGCTTGCAGCGCGTCTTCGAAACCGCCCGCATGTACCGGGGCGCGGCGCCGGCTTGCGCCATCGAGCGGGTCTATGGCATCACGAGCTTTGAGCTGGGCTAA
- a CDS encoding PDR/VanB family oxidoreductase: protein MSMTSTISVRVARKQREAVDICTFELVAEEGGPLPAFSAGSHVDVHLPGGLTRQYSLCNDPTESHRYLIGVLRDPASRGGSRAMHDQVAEGQVLQISAPNNHFPLAHDAQRHLLLAGGIGVTPILCMAERLANTGADFEMHYCTRSPERTAFHQRIAGSGFAPKVHFHFDDGAAGQKLDIPALLSTPASGVHLYVCGPKGFMDAVLNTAQAQGWPEAQLHYEFFAGTVEKSDSDASFEVQLASSGRIVMVPSDKTVVQALADAGVDVQVSCEQGVCGTCLTRVIEGIPDHKDMYLTPEEQAANDQFTPCCSRAKTPRLVLDL, encoded by the coding sequence ATGAGCATGACCTCCACAATCTCCGTGCGCGTCGCCCGCAAGCAGCGGGAAGCCGTGGACATCTGCACCTTCGAGCTGGTTGCCGAGGAGGGCGGACCGCTGCCCGCCTTTTCCGCCGGCTCCCATGTGGACGTGCATCTGCCCGGCGGCCTGACCCGCCAGTATTCGCTGTGCAATGACCCCACTGAAAGCCACCGCTACCTGATCGGCGTGCTGCGCGACCCGGCGTCGCGCGGCGGCTCCCGGGCCATGCATGACCAGGTCGCCGAAGGCCAAGTGCTGCAAATCAGCGCGCCCAATAACCACTTTCCGCTGGCGCACGACGCCCAGCGCCACCTGCTGCTGGCCGGCGGCATCGGCGTGACGCCCATCCTGTGCATGGCCGAGCGGCTGGCCAACACCGGCGCCGACTTCGAGATGCACTACTGCACCCGCTCACCCGAGCGCACCGCATTTCACCAGCGCATTGCCGGCTCCGGTTTTGCGCCCAAAGTGCATTTCCACTTCGACGATGGCGCGGCCGGCCAGAAGCTGGACATTCCAGCGCTGCTGAGCACCCCGGCCAGCGGTGTGCATCTGTATGTCTGCGGGCCGAAAGGCTTCATGGATGCCGTGCTGAACACGGCGCAGGCGCAAGGCTGGCCCGAGGCGCAACTGCATTACGAGTTCTTCGCCGGCACGGTGGAAAAATCCGACAGCGACGCCAGCTTCGAGGTCCAGCTGGCCAGCTCCGGCCGCATCGTCATGGTGCCCAGCGACAAGACCGTGGTGCAGGCCCTGGCCGATGCGGGCGTGGACGTGCAGGTGTCGTGCGAGCAAGGCGTGTGCGGCACCTGCCTGACCCGCGTGATTGAAGGCATCCCGGACCACAAGGACATGTACCTCACGCCCGAGGAACAAGCCGCCAACGACCAGTTCACGCCGTGCTGCTCACGCGCCAAAACGCCGAGGCTGGTGCTGGATTTGTGA
- a CDS encoding aromatic ring-hydroxylating dioxygenase subunit alpha translates to MFPKNTWYVACTPQDIDDKPLGRKICGERIVFYRAQEGRVAALEDFCPHRGAPLSLGFVSEGKLVCGYHGLEMGCDGKTIAMPGQRVRGFPQIRSYPVEERYGFIWVWPGDAAQADPAKIPHQDWYENPEWAYGGGMFHIHCDYRLMIDNLMDLTHETYVHSGSIGQKEIDEVPCKTTVNGDEVVTSRFMENIMPPPFWKLALRGNNLADDVPVDRWQICRFTPPSHVMIEVGVAHAGMGGYDAPPDHKAYSIVVDFITPETETSIWYFWGMARKFNPRDKALTATIREGQGKIFSEDLEMLQRQQQNLLDYPERALLKLNIDAGGVQSRKILDRIMAEEQAAGAASASATATA, encoded by the coding sequence ATGTTCCCCAAAAACACCTGGTATGTCGCCTGCACCCCGCAGGACATCGACGACAAGCCGCTGGGCCGCAAGATCTGCGGCGAGCGCATCGTGTTCTACCGCGCCCAGGAAGGCCGCGTGGCGGCGCTTGAAGACTTCTGCCCGCACCGGGGCGCGCCGCTGTCGCTCGGCTTTGTCAGCGAAGGCAAGCTGGTCTGCGGCTACCACGGCCTGGAGATGGGCTGCGACGGCAAGACGATTGCCATGCCCGGCCAGCGCGTGCGCGGCTTTCCGCAAATCCGCAGCTACCCGGTGGAAGAACGCTACGGCTTCATCTGGGTATGGCCGGGCGATGCCGCGCAGGCTGACCCGGCAAAAATTCCCCACCAGGACTGGTACGAAAACCCCGAGTGGGCCTACGGCGGCGGCATGTTCCATATCCACTGCGACTACCGGCTGATGATCGACAACCTGATGGACCTGACGCACGAAACCTATGTGCATTCGGGCAGCATCGGCCAGAAGGAAATCGACGAAGTGCCATGCAAGACCACCGTCAATGGCGACGAGGTGGTCACCAGCCGGTTCATGGAAAACATCATGCCGCCGCCGTTCTGGAAGCTGGCCCTGCGCGGCAACAACCTGGCCGACGACGTGCCGGTGGACCGCTGGCAGATCTGCCGCTTCACGCCGCCCAGCCATGTGATGATCGAAGTCGGCGTGGCCCATGCCGGCATGGGCGGCTACGACGCCCCGCCCGACCACAAGGCCTACAGCATCGTGGTTGATTTCATCACCCCCGAAACCGAAACCTCGATCTGGTATTTCTGGGGCATGGCGCGCAAGTTCAACCCCAGGGACAAGGCGTTGACGGCCACCATCCGCGAAGGCCAGGGCAAAATTTTCAGTGAAGACCTGGAAATGCTCCAGCGCCAGCAGCAAAACCTGCTCGACTACCCGGAGCGCGCCTTGCTCAAGCTCAATATCGACGCTGGCGGCGTGCAGTCGCGCAAGATACTGGACCGCATCATGGCCGAGGAGCAGGCGGCCGGCGCTGCTTCAGCCAGTGCAACGGCCACCGCGTAA